From Musa acuminata AAA Group cultivar baxijiao chromosome BXJ3-8, Cavendish_Baxijiao_AAA, whole genome shotgun sequence, one genomic window encodes:
- the LOC135645292 gene encoding uncharacterized protein LOC135645292 isoform X4 — MRKKKGRQWPLLGASSCRCSLSNLFTVGHSKTCDLQLRDPSVGTTLCVLRQTKNGDACITLLETVGAKGVVQVNGRTVDKNSIVLIGGDEVVFSRPEKHIYIFQQLPLEKLNTPILHNLFSSPEAKDASRKGHKYENRAGDHSAAAVVSMLASLSTLKKDLSVLPLSAPSDSLMDLELNANACKFLEDQREFVKDFEFPASSSSSRSQAFKDGLKRGIIDAGDIEVSFENFSYYLSENTKQPLLSCAFVHLKCKELLKYTTEISSLSQRVLLSGPPGSEIYQETLVKALAKEFGARLLIVDCFALLGGPPLKDVECLKEVKKLDKPSLLDKKHAALSACLQHKRPTSGVEADIVESFVFGAESSRKQESSTASPKSCPFRKGDRVKYVGPSQPTEVPMCPRGPSYGYRGKVILHFEENMSAKVGIRFDKHIPEGNDLGGLCEEDHGFFCAVDSLRLDTSMQEDTRRPGLNELFEFVSEECQHGPLVVFFKEIEKSVAGTSDSYLAMKSKIDSLPAGVLVVCSSIQMDNRKEKSHPGGLLFTKFGGNQTALVDFALPDCFSRMHERSKESSKSMKQLAKLFPNKIIIQLPQDEEQILDWKKKLDNDVETLKAKSNIISIRSFLNRIGLECNDLEKMCIKDQTLSSESVDKIIGFALSHHLKNNTFESSEKETSFILSSESIEYGLRMLQNFQSGSKGAKKSLKDVVTENEFEKRLLADVIPPDDIGVTFDDIGALENVKDTLKELVMLPLQRPELFCKGQLTKPCKGILLFGPPGTGKTMLAKAVATEAGANFINVSMSSISSKWFGEGEKYIKAVFSLASKIAPCVVFVDEVDSMLGRRENPGEHEAMRKMKNEFMVNWDGLRTKDKERVLVLAATNRPFDLDEAVIRRLPRRLMVNLPDTSNREKILRVILAKEELAPDVNMEALSSITDGYSGSDLKNLCVAAAHCTIREILEKERKERDAALAEDRPLPVLHGSDDIRPISMDDFRYAHEQVCASVSSESSSMSELLQWNELYGEGGSRKKKALSYFM; from the exons ATGCGGAAGAAGAAGGGCCGTCAATGGCCACTGCTTGGGGCAAGCTCGTGTCGCTGTTCTCTCAG TAACCTATTCACTGTTGGTCATAGCAAAACTTGTGATCTGCAATTGCGTGATCCCTCGGTTGGCACAACACTATGTGTATTGAGGCAAACTAAG AATGGTGATGCATGCATTACTTTACTTGAAACTGTTGGGGCAAAAGGAGTCGTACAAGTAAATGGAAGGACCGTTGACAAAAATTCCATTGTTCTGATTGGAGGAGATGAAGTTGTTTTCAGTAGACCagaaaaacatatatat ATTTTTCAGCAATTACCATTGGAGAAACTGAATACACCAATTTTACATAATTTATTCAGTTCTCCAGAGGCAAAGGATGCTTCCAGAAAAGGACATAAATATGAGAACAGAGCTGGAGACCATTCAGCAGCTGCTGTGGTTTCAATGCTTGCATCTTTATCAACCTTAAAGAAGGATCTATCTGTTCTCCCTCTATCTGCACCTAGTG ATTCTTTAATGGACTTGGAGTTAAATGCGAATGCCTGCAAGTTCTTAGAGGATCAAAGGGAGTTTGTCAAGGATTTTGAGTTTCCAGCAAGTTCGTCATCAAGTAGATCCCAGGCCTTCAAGGATGGTTTGAAACGTGGGATCATTGATGCTGGTGATATTGAAGTTTCCTTTGAAAATTTTTCGTACTACCTGAG TGAGAACACAAAGCAGCCTCTTCTTTCATGTGCCTTTGTCCATCTAAAATGTAAAGAGTTATTGAAGTACACAACTGAGATATCATCGTTGAGCCAACGTGTACTATTATCAGGTCCACCAG GATCGGAAATATATCAGGAAACTTTAGTAAAGGCACTTGCTAAAGAGTTCGGTGCTCGATTGCTTATAGTAGATTGTTTTGCGCTACTGGGT GGACCACCTTTGAAGGATGTTGAGTGCCTTAAAGAAGTTAAAAAGCTGGATAAACCAAGCCTCCTTGATAAGAAACATGCTGCATTATCTGCTTGTTTGCAACACAAAAGGCCAACTTCTGGTGTTGAGGCAGATATTGTGGAGTCATTTGTCTTTGGTGCAGAATCTTCACGGAAGCAGGAGTCATCCACTGCCTCACCAAAATCCTGTCCTTTTAGAAAAG GTGATAGAGTAAAGTATGTGGGTCCTTCACAACCAACAGAAGTTCCTATGTGTCCAAG AGGTCCAAGTTATGGTTATCGTGGAAAAGTAATCCTTCATTTTGAAGAAAATATGTCGGCCAAGGTTGGAATTAGATTTGATAAGCATATTCCTGAAGGTAACGACCTTGGTGGCCTTTGCGAAGAAGACCATGGTTTCTTTTGTGCTG TGGACTCTCTTCGTCTAGATACTTCTATGCAGGAAGATACAAGAAGACCTGGACTGAATGAATTATTTGAG TTTGTATCTGAAGAATGTCAACATGGGCCTTTAGTAGTGTTTTTTAAAGAGATTGAGAAATCCGTGGCTGGAACTTCGGATTCATACCTAGCAATGAAGAGTAAGATTGACTCTCTGCCAGCAGGTGTTCTTGTTGTCTGCTCTAGTATCCAGATGGACAACCGCAAAGAGAAG TCACACCCTGGTGGTCTTCTTTTTACAAAATTTGGAGGCAACCAAACAGCATTGGTCGATTTTGCTTTGCCG GATTGCTTTAGTAGGATGCATGAAAGAAGCAAAGAAAGTTCCAAGTCAATGAAGCAACTTGCAAAGCTTTTTCCGAATAAGATTATTATCCAGCTACCTCAG GatgaagagcagattttggattggAAAAAGAAGTTGGACAACGATGTTGAAACACTTAAAGCCAAGTCCAACATTATAAGCATTCGTTCA TTCCTGAATCGCATTGGACTCGAGTGCAATGATCTTGAAAAGATGTGCATAAAAGATCAGACACTTTCAAGTGAAA GTGTGGATAAAATAATTGGTTTTGCTCTTAGTCACCACCTTAAGAACAACACGTTTGAATCATCTGAAAAGGAAACTAGCTTCATTCTTTCAAGTGAAAG CATTGAGTATGGTCTTCGAATGCTGCAAAACTTTCAAAGTGGTTCAAAGGGTGCAAAAAAATCACTCAAG GATGTGGTTACCGAGAATGAATTTGAGAAACGACTTCTCGCTGATGTCATTCCTCCTGATGACATTGGTGTCACATTTGATGATATAGGAGCCTTAGAAAATGTCAAGGACACATTGAAGGAGTTGGtgatgcttccattgcaaaggccAGAATTGTTCTGTAAGGGGCAATTGACAAAG CCATGTAAGGGGATACTGCTCTTTGGTCCTCCTGGTACGGGGAAAACAATGCTTGCTAAAGCTGTTGCTACTGAAGCAGGTGCAAACTTCATAAATGTATCAATGTCAAGCATAAGTTCAAAG TGGTTTGgtgaaggggagaaatatataaaagcAGTCTTTTCGCTAGCAAGTAAGATTGCTCCATGCGTTGTTTTTGTGGATGAG GTTGACAGCATGTTGGGTAGGCGTGAAAATCCAGGAGAACATGAAGCCATGCGGAAGATGAAGAATGAATTTATGGTAAACTGGGATGGTTTACGCACGAAGGATAAAGAACGTGTATTGGTGCTAGCTGCAACCAATAGGCCTTTTGACCTTGATGAGGCTGTCATAAGGAGGCTTCCACGAAG ATTAATGGTAAACTTGCCAGACACATCCAACAGAGAAAAGATACTTAGGGTAATATTAGCCAAAGAAGAGTTGGCACCAGATGTCAATATGGAAGCTCTATCAAGTATAACTGATGGTTATTCAGGAAGTGATCTGAAG AATCTTTGTGTTGCTGCTGCACATTGCACCATTAGAGAAATCCTGGAAAAGGAAAGGAAG GAGAGAGATGCAGCATTAGCAGAGGATAGACCTTTACCAGTCTTGCATGGTAGTGATGATATCCGTCCTATAAGCATGGATGACTTCAGATATGCACATGAACAG GTTTGTGCGAGTGTTTCATCTGAATCCTCAAGCATGAGTGAACTTCTCCAATGGAATGAGCTGTATGGGGAAGGTGGTTCGAGGAAGAAAAAAGCACTCAGCTATTTCATGTAG